A genome region from Hymenobacter tibetensis includes the following:
- a CDS encoding bifunctional UDP-3-O-[3-hydroxymyristoyl] N-acetylglucosamine deacetylase/3-hydroxyacyl-ACP dehydratase yields the protein MNDKQHTIKSPVTVSGIGLHTGVQATMTFCPAPVGHGYQFQRMDLPDQPIVVADVDNVVDLSRGTTIEQNGARVNTVEHTLAALVGLQIDNVLIKLDGPEPPIMDGSSYQFIQALEDAGLEEQNALRNFYEIPEEIRFVDNGRAVELAALPLNDYRLTVMVDYNSPVLGSQHASLTDISLFKNDISSSRTFCFLHELEALYKQNLIKGGDLSNAIVVVDRVVSEDELSELATMLGKPKVAVKKEGILNNVDLRYKNEPARHKLLDLVGDLALVGRPLKGQILAARPGHAANVAFAKKIKKKMMEANSSPVPHYDPAREPVMDINQIMQVLPHRYPFLLIDKVIHLDDTSVASIKNVTINEPFFTGHYPGNPVFPGVLQVEAMAQTGGILVLNTVPDPENYTPYFVGIENCRFRRMVKPGDTIIFRCWLLAPVKRGIAKMKGQAFVNGKVVMEAEMSAAIVRKDA from the coding sequence ATGAACGACAAGCAACATACTATTAAGAGCCCCGTCACCGTGAGCGGCATCGGGCTGCACACGGGCGTTCAGGCCACCATGACGTTTTGCCCGGCTCCGGTCGGCCATGGATACCAGTTTCAGCGCATGGATTTGCCGGATCAGCCCATTGTGGTGGCTGACGTAGACAACGTGGTGGACCTCTCCCGGGGAACAACCATCGAGCAGAACGGGGCCCGCGTAAACACCGTGGAACACACGTTGGCAGCGCTGGTTGGCTTGCAAATCGACAACGTACTCATCAAGTTGGATGGCCCGGAGCCGCCCATCATGGACGGTTCCAGCTACCAGTTCATCCAGGCGCTAGAAGATGCGGGCCTGGAGGAACAAAACGCCCTCCGCAACTTCTACGAGATACCCGAGGAAATTCGGTTCGTAGACAACGGGCGCGCCGTGGAGTTGGCCGCATTGCCCCTCAACGATTACCGCCTGACGGTAATGGTGGATTACAACTCCCCCGTGCTCGGCTCGCAGCATGCCTCGCTGACGGATATTAGCTTGTTTAAAAACGACATTTCTAGCTCGCGCACGTTCTGCTTCCTGCACGAGTTGGAGGCGCTCTATAAGCAAAACCTCATCAAAGGCGGTGACTTAAGCAACGCCATTGTGGTCGTGGACCGGGTAGTGAGCGAAGATGAGTTGAGCGAGCTGGCCACCATGCTAGGCAAGCCCAAAGTGGCCGTCAAGAAGGAAGGCATCCTCAACAACGTAGACCTGCGCTACAAAAACGAGCCAGCCCGGCACAAGCTCCTCGACCTGGTAGGCGACCTAGCGTTGGTAGGTCGGCCGCTGAAAGGCCAGATACTAGCGGCCCGCCCCGGCCACGCCGCCAATGTGGCCTTCGCCAAGAAGATCAAGAAGAAGATGATGGAGGCCAACTCCTCCCCCGTGCCGCACTACGACCCCGCTCGGGAGCCGGTCATGGACATCAACCAAATCATGCAGGTGCTGCCGCATCGGTATCCGTTCCTGCTGATCGACAAGGTGATTCATCTCGACGACACGTCGGTGGCGAGCATCAAGAACGTCACCATCAACGAGCCATTCTTCACGGGTCACTACCCTGGCAACCCCGTTTTCCCGGGTGTATTGCAGGTGGAAGCCATGGCCCAGACGGGCGGCATCTTGGTGCTGAACACGGTGCCCGACCCTGAGAATTATACTCCGTACTTTGTGGGCATCGAAAACTGCCGCTTCCGCCGCATGGTGAAGCCCGGCGACACGATTATATTCCGTTGCTGGCTGCTGGCTCCGGTCAAGCGCGGCATCGCAAAAATGAAAGGACAGGCTTTCGTGAATGGCAAAGTGGTAATGGAGGCCGAAATGAGTGCTGCCATCGTACGTAAAGACGCATAA
- the lpxA gene encoding acyl-ACP--UDP-N-acetylglucosamine O-acyltransferase, which produces MNQPLAYIHPEAKIAQNVVVEPFTTIDKDVEIGEGTWIGPNVTIMAGARIGKNCKIFPGAVIAAMPQDLKFAGEKTTVHIGDYTVIRECVTVNRGTVDRMKTVVGTNCLLMAYVHVAHDCIIGNHCVLANGVQLAGHVEIGDHAIIGGTSAVHQFVKVGQHAMVSGGSLVRKDVPPFVKAGREPLTYAGINSIGLRRRGYADQKISEIQQLYRLLFLGGMNNNDALDKIELELAPSPERDEVVNFVRNSGRGVIKGYSRNGNGAD; this is translated from the coding sequence ATGAACCAGCCGCTCGCCTACATCCATCCTGAAGCCAAAATCGCGCAAAACGTGGTTGTGGAACCTTTCACAACCATTGACAAGGATGTGGAGATTGGGGAAGGCACCTGGATTGGTCCGAACGTGACCATTATGGCGGGCGCACGCATCGGTAAAAACTGCAAGATTTTTCCTGGTGCCGTAATTGCCGCTATGCCGCAGGACCTGAAGTTTGCCGGCGAAAAAACTACAGTGCACATCGGTGACTATACGGTTATCCGGGAGTGTGTGACGGTAAACCGCGGCACCGTAGACCGGATGAAAACCGTGGTGGGCACCAATTGCCTGCTCATGGCCTACGTCCACGTAGCCCACGACTGCATCATCGGCAATCATTGCGTGCTGGCCAACGGCGTGCAGCTAGCGGGCCACGTAGAAATTGGCGACCATGCTATCATCGGAGGTACTTCTGCGGTGCATCAGTTTGTGAAAGTAGGGCAACACGCCATGGTTTCGGGTGGGTCGTTGGTGCGCAAAGACGTGCCGCCCTTCGTGAAGGCGGGGCGGGAGCCGCTGACGTATGCAGGCATCAACAGCATCGGGCTACGCCGCCGCGGCTACGCCGACCAGAAGATTTCAGAGATTCAGCAGCTATATCGGTTGCTGTTTTTGGGTGGCATGAACAACAACGACGCCCTCGACAAGATTGAGTTGGAATTAGCCCCTTCCCCGGAGCGCGACGAAGTGGTGAATTTCGTGCGCAACTCCGGCCGTGGGGTAATAAAGGGCTATTCGCGCAACGGCAACGGTGCAGATTGA
- a CDS encoding ABC transporter ATP-binding protein has translation MQIEANGLGKRYAREWIFRGLTHTFQAGSATAILGPNGSGKSTLLNTISGQLLSTDGTLVYEHQGQIVPVEEVPPLLSYAAPYLELIEELTLTELLHFHTRFKPLRPGITQQQLIELMYLSTSRHKLVRDFSSGMKQRLKLALALYADTPLLLLDEPTTNLDRAGVAWYLEHVHATLANRTVLVSSNVPEEYDFCSNQLNVTDFGARGAR, from the coding sequence GTGCAGATTGAAGCAAACGGGCTCGGCAAGCGCTACGCTCGTGAATGGATTTTCCGGGGCCTAACGCATACGTTCCAAGCTGGTTCGGCTACGGCCATTCTAGGCCCAAACGGTTCGGGCAAAAGCACGTTGCTGAACACCATTTCCGGCCAATTACTGTCCACGGACGGCACGCTGGTGTATGAGCACCAAGGCCAGATAGTACCAGTGGAGGAAGTTCCGCCCCTGCTGTCCTACGCCGCACCTTATCTAGAGCTTATCGAGGAGCTGACGTTGACCGAACTGCTGCACTTTCACACCCGTTTCAAGCCCCTGCGGCCGGGTATCACGCAGCAACAGCTTATTGAGCTGATGTACCTCTCCACGTCGCGCCACAAGCTGGTACGCGACTTCTCGTCGGGGATGAAGCAGCGCCTCAAGCTGGCCCTGGCGCTCTACGCTGACACCCCTCTGCTGCTCCTCGACGAGCCTACCACCAACCTCGACCGCGCGGGAGTGGCCTGGTATCTGGAGCATGTGCACGCTACGCTGGCTAACCGTACCGTACTCGTATCCAGCAACGTGCCGGAGGAATACGACTTCTGCTCCAATCAGCTAAACGTTACAGATTTTGGGGCACGAGGCGCCCGGTAA
- a CDS encoding Uma2 family endonuclease, which produces MQRFPERPDMRVHVPANGLYTYPDVSVVCSEGQHLEETYLDTLRNPLVLPEVVSARTGKYDRADQFLIYKRIASLQHYVVVESHRPLVGVYTRDTNSSWLFQEYKGADAVPLPALRLELPLTGIHRKITFSA; this is translated from the coding sequence TTGCAGCGTTTTCCCGAGCGACCCGACATGCGGGTTCATGTGCCAGCTAACGGTCTGTACACCTATCCGGATGTATCGGTGGTATGCAGCGAGGGGCAGCATTTGGAAGAAACTTATCTGGACACGCTGCGTAATCCGTTGGTGTTGCCGGAAGTGGTTTCAGCGAGGACAGGTAAGTACGACCGGGCCGACCAGTTTTTGATTTACAAGCGTATTGCCAGCTTGCAACACTATGTGGTAGTGGAAAGCCACCGTCCGCTCGTAGGCGTGTACACCAGAGACACGAACAGTAGCTGGCTGTTTCAGGAATACAAGGGCGCTGATGCTGTTCCGCTGCCGGCCTTGCGCTTAGAGCTACCGCTAACAGGAATTCACCGCAAAATCACCTTCTCGGCCTGA